A window of the Salvelinus alpinus chromosome 3, SLU_Salpinus.1, whole genome shotgun sequence genome harbors these coding sequences:
- the LOC139571272 gene encoding zinc finger protein 616-like: MANDVAFHTQLASIMEVLANTAVAEICELVDNGYAVLHLEISQGQKENEALRRKLRMMELKVSRASAPRAGMGSSILAHSRSRTHFGMESKRTSSGEVHCRRAVDSQLVTILFRDGKSSGDTGQTTTQRKPAALDERKPKSPTIKEERREEAWDNHDQRERLRTGALNPSVGGERHSNIDTEDAQSISKQENASSCIWVSGETDNSLLPESNENLSVNKRSQTPALEDGDGILDHAGFDCMMFEPPRQLGTLSTQGPGADLPECSYSHVDVVPLNSDSENSFPFSMNKVSHSITEHKQPVAYRDNRQRLTLPSGEHQMTVRKGMETGSNALVMTDGWVSHDSHNNDAVNYNQDGTAGNRFICSFCGKTLACLKNLKTHLRVHTGEKPFSCMQCGKRFSDSSNLKRHQSVHTGERRYGCSHCGKRFAQSGSLKVHLSIHKGCKQFRCPQCEKTFISANHLKRHISVHDGEESILPTTFQ, encoded by the exons ATGGCAAATGACGTTGCTTTTCACACTCAGCtagcctccatcatggaggtTTTGGCTAACACGGCCGTGGCTGAAATCTGCGAGCTTGTTGACAATGGCTATGCGGTCCTGCATTTGGAGATATCTCAAGGGCAGAAGGAGAATGAAGCGTTGAGGAGAAAACTACGGATGATGGAGCTGAAAGTGTCTCGTGCGAGTGCTCCGAGAGCGGGAATGGGAAGCTCAATTCTCGCGCACAGTCGTTCTCGAACTCACTTTGGCATGGAATCGAAAAGGACATCAAGCG GCGAGGTACATTGTCGGAGAGCAGTTGATTCCCAGTTGGTCACCATCCTTTTTAGGGACGGAAAGTCCTCAGGTGATACTGGACAGACTACCACACAGAGAAAG CCTGCAGCGTTAGATGAGAGAAAGCCCAAATCACCTACCATCAAAGAGGAGAGGCGGGAAGAAGCCTGGGACAATCATGACCAACGAGAGAGACTGAGGACCG GAGCTTTAAATCCCAGTGTTGGAGGAGAAAGGCATTCCAACATCGACACGGAGGATGCTCAATCAATCAGCAAACAGGAGAATGCCAGCTCTTGTATATGGGTGAGTGGCGAAACAGACAACAGCCTCTTGCCAGAATCAAATGAAAATCTGAGTGTGAACAAAAGATCTCAAACCCCAGCATTGGAAGATGGTGATGGAATACTTGACCATGCAGGCTTTGATTGTATGATGTTTGAGCCCCCCAGACAACTTGGGACTCTTAGCACCCAGGGTCCTGGGGCTGATCTTCCCGAGTGCTCTTACTCTCATGTGGATGTTGTACCTCTTAATTCTGATTCAGAGAATAGTTTTCCCTTTTCGATGAACAAGGTGAGTCACTCCATAACTGAGCACAAACAACCTGTAGCTTACAGAGATAATAGACAGAGGTTGACGTTGCCCTCAGGTGAGCATCAGATGACTGTGCGAAAAGGCATGGAGACTGGATCCAATGCCTTGGTAATGACGGATGGTTGGGTCTCCCATGACAGTCATAATAACGACGCTGTGAATTACAACCAAGACGGCACAGCAGGTAACCGGTTCATTTGTAGTTTCTGTGGTAAGACTTTGGCTTGTCTGAAGAACCTCAAGACACACCTTAGGGTTCACACCGGGGAGAAGCCGTTCAGCTGCATGCAGTGCGGGAAGCGCTTCTCCGACTCCAGCAACCTCAAGCGACACCAGAGCGTTCACACAGGGGAGAGACGCTACGGCTGCAGCCACTGCGGCAAGCGCTTCGCCCAGTCAGGCTCACTCAAAGTCCACCTTAGCATACATAAAGGATGCAAGCAGTTCCGATGCCCACAGTGTGAAAAGACTTTCATATCGGCCAATCATCTCAAGAGACACATTAGTGTCCACGATGGAGAAGAAAGTATTTTACCAACCACTTTTCAGTGA